In Acidimicrobiales bacterium, a single window of DNA contains:
- a CDS encoding GTP-binding protein — MPNKPNLRNIAVIAHVDHGKTTLIDALLKTSGVFRSNEEVADRVMDSMDLEREKGITILAKNPA; from the coding sequence GTGCCTAATAAACCCAACCTCAGAAATATCGCTGTCATCGCGCACGTTGACCACGGTAAAACAACTCTTATTGATGCTCTTCTGAAAACTTCTGGAGTTTTCCGTTCAAATGAAGAGGTGGCTGATCGCGTAATGGACTCCATGGATCTAGAGCGAGAAAAAGGCATAACTATCTTGGCCAAAAATCCTGC